The nucleotide window CCGATGTTTCGCCGGTGGCGGCCCGCAGATGCCGTGGTTCTTTCGGTGCGGCGGCCTGAACTCCCATGGTTCCCCCTTCAGGACGTGGATGTACGCCGGGAGAATTATGGTCATGACGATCACGGAAAAGGCACCAGAGGTGCGAAAGATATTGGTCATCGGCGGAAACCGCTATTTCGGCAAGCGGCTCATCGCCCGCCTGCTGGCCGCCGGGAACCGGGTGACGGTACTGAATCGCGGATCGTCCCCGCCACCCCCGGGCGCAATTCACCTCGTCGCCGACCGCGACGACGAGAAGTCGCTGAATACGGCGCTCGGCGCCCGCACCTTCGACGTCGTGATCGACCAGGTCTGCTACACACCGCTCCAGGCGGCGATCGCCCGCCGCGTCTTCGCGCGGCGCACCCGCCGGTATGTGCTGACGTCGACGGTCGAGGTGTACGAGTACGAGGACTCGGCGGCCCCTGTACGGGAGACGGCCGTCGACCCGCTCGGGGTGCCGGTCGATCTCGGACTCCCCTGGCACGAGCCGGAGTTCCGCGAGGCGCACTACGGCGAGGGCAAGCGGCAGGCGGAGGCGGTGTTCGCGGCCGACCCGCCCTTCCCGTACACGGCCGTCCGGGTGGCCCATGTGCTGGGCGGGGACGACGACTTCACGGGCCGGCTCGACTACTACGCCGACCGGCTCCGCGCCGGCGAACCGATCCCCGTGCCCGCCGTGAACCACCCGGCGACGTACATCCACGTCGAGGAGATCGCGGACTTCCTGGCGTGGGCGGCCCGCGAGGACTTCACTGGTCCGGTCAACGCCGCCTCCCACGGGGTGCTGAACACCGGGGAACTGTGCGAGGCGGTGGCCGCGCACGTCCCGGCGGGCAAGGCGGTCCTCCAGCCCGTGGAGGTCGGCGAGGTCTCCCCGTTCTCCTTCTTCCGCTCCTACGGCATGGACAACTCCCGGGCCGAACGGCTCGGTTTCTCCTTCGGCGACGTACGGGAATGGCTTCCGGGCGCGGTGGCCGAGACTCTCGGAAAGGGCGACGTCTGACATGCGGTACCGCACCCTCGGCGACCTTCGTGTCAGTGCGATCGGGCTCGGCGCGATGCCGCTGTCCATCGAGGGCCGCCCCGACGAGACGCGGGCGACGGCGACCGTCCACGCGGCGCTGGACGCCGGTGTCACCCTGATCGACACGGCGGACTCGTACCATCTCCCCGGCGCCGAACCCGGCCACAACGAACGGCTGGTGGCCCGTGCTCTCGCCTCCTACGGCGGCGACACGGCCGACGTCCTCGTCACGACGAAGGGTGGCCGGGGCAGACCGGCCGACGGGAGCTGGACGGTGTCGGGCTCGCCACGTCATCTGAAGACGGCAGCCGAGGCGTCCCTCAAGCGGCTCGGCGTGGACGCCATCGGCCTCTACCAGCTCCACAAGCCCGACCCCGCCGTCCCCTTCGAGGACTCCGTCGGCGCCCTGCGCGACCTCCTCGACGAGGGCAAGATCCGCCTGGCCGGCCTCTCCAACACGGACACCGGCCAGATCCGCACGGCCCGGCGAATACTGGGCGACCGGCTGGTGTCGGTGCAGAACCGGTACTCGCCCGCCGTCCGGGACAGCGAGGCCGAGCTGCGGCTGTGCGAGGAATCGGGGCTGGCGTTTCTGCCGTGGAGTCCGTTGGGTGGGATATCGCGGAGTTCGCTGGACGGTCCGTCCGGGCGGAGCTCACCGGTCGCCTTCGGCGCGTTCCACGAGGTGGCCCGGGAGCGTGGAGTGAGCCCTCAACAGGTTTGCCTGGCCTGGTTGTTGGCCCTGTCGCCGACGGTCGTACCGATACCGGGGGCGAGCCGCCCGGAGTCCGTCCGGGACTCGGCGGGGGCGGCGGGGCTGGAGCTGACGGAGGGGGAGGTGGGGCGGTTGTCGGCGGTGGTCGGGGGTGGGTGAGGTGTGTCGGCGGTGGGTCAGGGGTGGGTGAGGTCGGCGGTGGTCAGGGGTGGGTGAGGTGTGTCGGCGGGTGCGGGTTGTGGTGGGTTGCTCGCGCAGTTCCCCGCTCCCCTGAAAGCCGGGGCTGCGCCCCGTGCTTTTGTACCCCCACCCACCCACCCGGAGCCGACAAGCCGACGCGGGCACAATGGCTCACATGACCCCCGGTAACCCCACCCGTGCCGACGCGAACCGCCGCCGGATCCTCGATGTGGCGCTCGCCGAGCTGCTGCGTGACCCCGACGCGTCCATGGACCAGATCGCGCGCGCCGCAGGTGTCGTACGGCGCACGGTGTACGGCCACTTCCCGAACCGCGAGGCCCTGGTCGGCACCCTCGTCGACCAGGCGGTGGAGGCGGTGGCGGCGGCCCAGGCGGTCAGCCGCGAGGGCGTCGACGACCCGGCGGAGGAGCTGACCCGCTCGGTCCTGGCCACCTGGGAGATCGCCGACCGTTACCGGCTGCTTGTCGCCCTGGCCCAGCGCAGCGTCACCGTCCAGGGCATCCGCGAACGGCTCGCCCCGGTCCGCGAGGCCGCCGTCGCCCTGCTCCGACGGGGTCTGGACGAGGGCGCGTTCACCTCTCCGCTGCCGGCGCCGGCCCTGTCGTACGTACACGAGCAGACCCTGTTCGCCCTGATGGAGGCGGTGAACGACGGGCTGCTGCCCGCCGCGGAGGCGGGCCGCTCGGCGGCGGTCACGATGCTGATGGGGGCGGGGGTGCCGACGGACACGGCCACCGCGCTGGTGGTGAACATGGCCTCCAAGCAGACCTCCGAGCAGACCTGAGAACGGACCTGAGAACAGAAAAGACCGAGCGGCCGGATCTACGGGGGAGGATCCGGCCGCTCGGCGTTCTCGGGAGGGCTCAGGGGGTGGTTCTCAGGGTCTTCCTCAGGGGGTCTTTCTCAGGGGGCGCCCCGTTCGGGGAGCGGGGCGCCCGAGGCACTCACGCCTTGGCGAGTTCCTTCTCACCGTCGGCGTCGGAGGCGGCATCGTCCCCGGCGACAACGTGGTCGTCCTGCAGTGTCTTCTCGTCGAAGGGCAGCTGTCCGGCGAGGACCTGCTCGACCCGGCCCTTGTCGATCTCCTTGGTCCAGGTGCCGATGAGGACCGTGGCGACGGCGTTGCCCGCGAAGTTGGTGAGGGCGCGGGCCTCGCTCATGAAGCGGTCGATGCCGACGATGAGGCCGACGCCGTCCACCAGGGCGGGCTTGTGGGACTGCAGACCGCCCGCGAGGGTGGCGAGACCGGCACCGGTGACACCGGCGGCGCCCTTCGAGGCGACCAGCAGGAAGAGCAGCAGCGCGATCTGCTCGCCGATCGCCATCGGCGTGCCCATGGCGTCGGAGATGAACAGGGACGCCATGGTCATGTAGATCATGGTGCCGTCGAGGTTGAAGGAGTAGCCGGTCGGGACGGTGATGCCGACGACGGGCTTGCTGACACCCAGGTGCTCCATCTTCGCGATGAGGCGCGGCAGCGCGGACTCGGAGGAGGAGGTGGACAGGATCAGCAGGAACTCACGGCCCAGGTACTTGAAGAACGTGAAGATGTTCAGGCCCGCGACGATCTTCAGCAGTGCGCCGAGGACGATGAAGACGAAGAGGAAGCAGGTGATGTAGAAGCCGACCATCAGCACGGCGAGGCTCTTGAGGGCGTCCAGACCGGCGGAACCGGTCACGGCCGCGATGGCGCCGAACGCACCGACCGGGGCGGCCCACATCACCATGGCGAGGATGCGGAAGACGAGGCGCTGGATGTGCTCGACGCCGCGCAGGATCGGCGTGCCGGCGTTGCCCATGGCCTGGAGCGCGAAGCCCGCGAGGAGCGCGACGAGCAGGGTCTGGAGGACCTCGCCGCCGGTGAAGGCGGAGACGATCGTGGTCGGGATGATGCCGAGCAGGAACTCGGTGGTGTCCTTGGCCTCCGGCGAGACCTGCGCCTGGCCGGTCTCCTTGATCGCGTCGGTGACGGCGAGACCCGTGCCGGGCTCGACGATGTTGCCGACGACCAGACCGATGCCGAGGGCGACCAGCGACATGATCAGGAAGTAGCCCAGTGCGATACCGCCGACCGCGCCTACCTTGGCGGCCTTCCGTACGGAACCGATGCCGAGCACGATCGTGCAGAAGATGATCGGCGAGATCATCATCTTGATCAGGTTCACGAAGCCGGTGCCGATGGGCTTCAGCTCGACGGCGAAGTCGGGGGCGATGAGGCCCACGGCGATGCCGAGGGCCACAGCCACGATCACGGCGATGTAAAGGTAGTGGGTGCGGTCCCGCTTGGCGGGTGCGGTAGGTGCCGTATTGGTGGTGCTGGCCACGGCTGCTCCTCGTCGACGACGTCGTCGGCTCATCCGGCGTGCGGCTCACGTCCGGGGGAATGCGGGAGAAGGTCTCCCAGGGGTGGAAGCCGTTGTGGCCTCCGGGGTGGAAGCCGTTGTGGCCTCCGGGGTGGAAGCCGTTGTGGCCTCCGGTTGGGAGACCGGCTCCCAGGGGGTGGGAGTGGGGGCTCCCGGGGCGGAACCCGAAGGTCCCTGTCGGCTTGCTGTTGGCTGGAACCCGCAGGTTCACGGGGGCGGAACCGGGGTGGGTTCCTGGGGGTGGGAGTGGGGGCTCCCGGCGGCTCGGGGGTGGGGTCCCGGGGCGGGAGTCGTGCTCCCTTTCGCGCTGTGGTCGATGGGGTGACTATGTCTCGCTCTGTGAGGGCGGTCACCCTTCCGTTCATTTAGTTCACGCCTACACGTCGATGCAGACTGTTGGCATGCGCGTCCCCCGACTCCTCAGCCCCCGCAGCCTGGCCGGTCAGCTCTTCGCCGTGCAGGCCGTACTGATCACGGTCGTGGTGCTGGGGTACGCGGTGTTCACGTACGTCAGCGACCGCTCCCAGGCGGAGGAGGCCGCACGCCGCCACGCGCTGGCCGTGGCCCGTACGGTGGCTGATTCCCCCTCCGTACGTGAGGCGGTCCACACCTCCGACCCGACGAAGCTGCTCCAGCCGTACGCCACCGAGGTGCAGCAGCACTCGGGCGTCGACTTCGTCACGATCATGAACACCGACGGCATCCGCTGGACGCACCCCCGTCCGGAGCAGATCGGCGAACACTTCCTCGGCCACATCGACAGGGCGCTGGAGGGCGACTCCATCACCGAGACCTATACGGGCACCCTCGGCCCGTCGGTCCGCGCGGTCACGCCGATAGAGGAGAACGGCAAGGTCATCGGCCTGGTCAGCGCCGGCATCAAGGTCGTGGCGATAAGCGAGCGCGTCCAGGGCCAGCTGACGGCCCTGGTCGGCGTGGCGGCGGGCGCGCTGGCCCTCGGCGGCCTCGGTACGTACATCGTCAACGCCCGCCTGCGTCGGCACACCCACAACATGAACGCCGCCGAGCTGAGCAATATGCACGACTACACCCAGGCCGCCCTGCACGCCGTACGCGAGGGCCTGGTGATGCTCGACGGCCAGTACCGGGTGGCGCTCATCAACGACGGGGCGCGGGAACTGCTCGGCGTGACGGAGGACGTGGTCGGCCGCTCGGTCGCCGACCTGGGCCTGCCCGCCCCTCTGACCGGGGCGCTGCTGGCGTCGGAGCCGAGGGTGGACGAGGTGCATCTGACGGCGGACCGGGTGCTGGTGGTGAACACGTCACCGGTGTCGGGCGGCGAGCGCAGGGGAACGGTGGTGACCTTGCGGGATGTGACGGAGCTGCAGTCCCTGACCGGCGAGCTGAACTCGGAACGAGGCTTCACCCAGGCCCTGCGCTCACAGGCGCACGAGGCCGCGAACCGCCTCCACACGGTCGTGTCCTTGATCGAGCTGGGCCGGGCTGACGAGGCGGTCGACTTCGCGACGGCGGAGCTGGAACTGGCACAGGCCCTCACGGACCAGGTGGTGGCGGCGGTGAGCGAACCGGTGCTGGCCGCCTTGCTGCTCGGCAAGGCGGCGCAGGCGAACGAACGGGGTGTGGAACTGGTGGTCTCGGAGGACAGTCGCATCGACGACGGCCTGCTGCCGCCGTCGCTCCCTGCCCGCGACCTGGTGACGGTGCTGGGCAATCTGATCGACAACGCCGTGGACGCGGCACAGGGATCGGTGGGGGCGAGAGTGACGGTGACGGCGTACACGGATACGGATGACGGGGCCGAGGTCGCGGACGACTCGGTGTTGGTCCTGCGCGTCTCCGACACGGGCGCGGGCGTGGACCCCGCCCATGCGGAGGCGGTCTTCGAACGCGGCTTCTCGACGAAACCGGCGGGCCCGGGCGGCCGAGGCCTCGGCCTGGCCCTGGCCCGCCAGGCCGTACGCCGCCACGAGGGCACCCTGACGGTGGCGGAGGCGGCCGGGGGCGGGGCGGAGTTCGAGGTACGGCTGCCGCTGCGGAGGGCGGATACGGTGCCGGTGACCGTGGCGGGGGGCGAGAGAGCATGAGCGAGCCGATCCGCGTCCTGGTCGT belongs to Streptomyces graminofaciens and includes:
- a CDS encoding TetR/AcrR family transcriptional regulator is translated as MAHMTPGNPTRADANRRRILDVALAELLRDPDASMDQIARAAGVVRRTVYGHFPNREALVGTLVDQAVEAVAAAQAVSREGVDDPAEELTRSVLATWEIADRYRLLVALAQRSVTVQGIRERLAPVREAAVALLRRGLDEGAFTSPLPAPALSYVHEQTLFALMEAVNDGLLPAAEAGRSAAVTMLMGAGVPTDTATALVVNMASKQTSEQT
- a CDS encoding ATP-binding protein; protein product: MRVPRLLSPRSLAGQLFAVQAVLITVVVLGYAVFTYVSDRSQAEEAARRHALAVARTVADSPSVREAVHTSDPTKLLQPYATEVQQHSGVDFVTIMNTDGIRWTHPRPEQIGEHFLGHIDRALEGDSITETYTGTLGPSVRAVTPIEENGKVIGLVSAGIKVVAISERVQGQLTALVGVAAGALALGGLGTYIVNARLRRHTHNMNAAELSNMHDYTQAALHAVREGLVMLDGQYRVALINDGARELLGVTEDVVGRSVADLGLPAPLTGALLASEPRVDEVHLTADRVLVVNTSPVSGGERRGTVVTLRDVTELQSLTGELNSERGFTQALRSQAHEAANRLHTVVSLIELGRADEAVDFATAELELAQALTDQVVAAVSEPVLAALLLGKAAQANERGVELVVSEDSRIDDGLLPPSLPARDLVTVLGNLIDNAVDAAQGSVGARVTVTAYTDTDDGAEVADDSVLVLRVSDTGAGVDPAHAEAVFERGFSTKPAGPGGRGLGLALARQAVRRHEGTLTVAEAAGGGAEFEVRLPLRRADTVPVTVAGGERA
- a CDS encoding cation:dicarboxylate symporter family transporter, whose product is MASTTNTAPTAPAKRDRTHYLYIAVIVAVALGIAVGLIAPDFAVELKPIGTGFVNLIKMMISPIIFCTIVLGIGSVRKAAKVGAVGGIALGYFLIMSLVALGIGLVVGNIVEPGTGLAVTDAIKETGQAQVSPEAKDTTEFLLGIIPTTIVSAFTGGEVLQTLLVALLAGFALQAMGNAGTPILRGVEHIQRLVFRILAMVMWAAPVGAFGAIAAVTGSAGLDALKSLAVLMVGFYITCFLFVFIVLGALLKIVAGLNIFTFFKYLGREFLLILSTSSSESALPRLIAKMEHLGVSKPVVGITVPTGYSFNLDGTMIYMTMASLFISDAMGTPMAIGEQIALLLFLLVASKGAAGVTGAGLATLAGGLQSHKPALVDGVGLIVGIDRFMSEARALTNFAGNAVATVLIGTWTKEIDKGRVEQVLAGQLPFDEKTLQDDHVVAGDDAASDADGEKELAKA
- a CDS encoding aldo/keto reductase is translated as MRYRTLGDLRVSAIGLGAMPLSIEGRPDETRATATVHAALDAGVTLIDTADSYHLPGAEPGHNERLVARALASYGGDTADVLVTTKGGRGRPADGSWTVSGSPRHLKTAAEASLKRLGVDAIGLYQLHKPDPAVPFEDSVGALRDLLDEGKIRLAGLSNTDTGQIRTARRILGDRLVSVQNRYSPAVRDSEAELRLCEESGLAFLPWSPLGGISRSSLDGPSGRSSPVAFGAFHEVARERGVSPQQVCLAWLLALSPTVVPIPGASRPESVRDSAGAAGLELTEGEVGRLSAVVGGG
- a CDS encoding NAD-dependent epimerase/dehydratase family protein is translated as MTITEKAPEVRKILVIGGNRYFGKRLIARLLAAGNRVTVLNRGSSPPPPGAIHLVADRDDEKSLNTALGARTFDVVIDQVCYTPLQAAIARRVFARRTRRYVLTSTVEVYEYEDSAAPVRETAVDPLGVPVDLGLPWHEPEFREAHYGEGKRQAEAVFAADPPFPYTAVRVAHVLGGDDDFTGRLDYYADRLRAGEPIPVPAVNHPATYIHVEEIADFLAWAAREDFTGPVNAASHGVLNTGELCEAVAAHVPAGKAVLQPVEVGEVSPFSFFRSYGMDNSRAERLGFSFGDVREWLPGAVAETLGKGDV